The DNA segment CGGTCAAGAAAGCCATGGAGACGGGCAATAATATCGAAATCCGTGGCTTTGGGACCTTTAAGGTAAAATTGCGCAAGTCAAGGAAGGCCCGCAATCCCAGGACCGGCGATGTCGTTCCGGTGCCCGGTCGGAAAGTTCCGGTGTTTAAACCCTCTAACGAGTTCAAGAATCTGATAACCAAGCTCCCTGTCTGAGGCGGACAGAAAGCGATGATGGAGGATTAATGCCCAGCGGTAAGAAAAGAAAACGGCAGAAGATTAAAACTCACAAGCGGAAAAAACGTAGAAGAGCGGACCGTCACAAAAAGAAACTCAGATAATCTCTCGGTATAAAAGATTGTCTTATAAGAAACGGAAAGTCGTTCCTGATAGAAAGGAACGCCTTTCCGTTTTAATTTTCAAACCGCTTTCCCGACATTTCCTTTCTTGTTTTCACGTCATCTAAATAATTACATTACATTAGTTTGCCGGGGGCAAGATTAAATAAACGCCGGTGCCGAAATGGCATCGCTCTTGCTTTCAATTGGGAGCGGAGTCATGCTAAAAATGCGTTCGGTAATTTATTTAATATTATTTCTGGCCAGCACGGTGTTGGCCGGCGATAAATATGATATTCAGGTAAACGACGACCGGACCTCCACCGATCAACTTTACCCGCGAGTCGCCGCCGGAGATAACGGCCGCTGGGCGGTCCTTTGGGTCGATAAGCGAAACGGCACCAATGACATTTACTGCCAGTTTCTTGACAGTACCGGCAATCGCCTGGGACAAAATTTTAAAGTAAATGACAATGATAATGGCGTCCCCCAATTTGAGTCCGCGATCGACGGCAACCGTTCCGGACAATTTTCCTCGGTCTGGCAGGATTACCGCAACGGCAGCTACCCTTTTCACCCTGACATTTATTTTTCGAGAATAGATACTCTCACGAACTATAGTGATCATAATGTCACCTCCGAACAACCGGATACCTCGGTGGAATCGCCCGATATCGGCATCTTCTTCGATGGTTCAGCGGTGGTGGTCTGGGCCGATTACCGCAACAGCAATTGGGATATCTACGGCCAGCGCATAAGTTCTGCCGGAGAACCGGTCGGAGCCAATTTCAAAATTAACGATGAGGCCGGCGCTTATCAGCAGCATTCTCCCCGGGTCGCTTCATTCCCAAACGGCGGATTTATTGTCGTCTGGTACGACAACAGGTTCGGCAACGATGACATTTTCGGGCAGAGGTACGATGCCTCGTTCAATCGTGTCGGGACCAATCTTAGAATAAGCGATGACGCCCTTTCGTCGCGCCAGGCCTTTCCGGTTGTCGCCGGCGATAACAACAATCGCTTCTTTGTCGCCTGGGTCGATTGGCGCAACGGCACCTATCCCCAGAATCCCGACATCTATATGCGGCGCTTCAAGGCCGACGGTTCACCCTATGCGCCGTCGATGAGGATAAATCTTAATGACGGCGGACGGGCCCAAAAAGATGTTTCCATCTGTGCCGACCTCCTGGGGGATCTTTGTATTGCCTGGGCCGATTCTGTCTCCAGCGGTCAGTGGGACGCGTTGGCGCAAATCGTGACCGAGAACGGACAGCTATCGGGCTCAAATTTTAAAATCCACCAGTTGGACGACGGCAAGCAACTTCAGCCCGATGTCGCCACCGACGGATATAAGTTATTTTTTGTCTGGGCCGATTCGCGCGCCGGAAATTTCGATATTTACGCCACCGTGAAACAATATAACAGCCCGGCTTTGATCCCATCGCCGGCACGGCTCGATTTTACTATGGAAGCAGGCGGTGCTGTCCCTTCTCCGCAAACGGTGGAACTGCTCAATGCCGGTTACGGCTCACTGGCCTGGACCGTAAATCCGGGGGTCGATTGGATAACGGTGTCACCCTCGAGCGGCGGTACACCCGATACTCTGACCGTTTCCATCACAACCGATACTCTGACATACGGCAGTTATTACGTCGGACTGCGTTTCATCCGAACCGACAACGGCGATTCATCACTTTTAGTTCCGGTTTATCTCAACGTGACCGCTCCGTTAATCAAAATTGAACCCGATTCTCTTTTTTTCAGAGTCTTTGCGGCTCTGGGAAATCCGCTTCCGCGGGCATTTCAAATAGAAAACGCCGGCACCGGCAATTTCACCTGGACGGCGGCCGAAAACAGCGCTTGGCTGACCCTTGATAGGTCCTCGGGAGATTCTCCCGATACAGTTTTCATCCAACCCGATATTGGCGGCCTCTCCTTCGGCGATTATCGGGACCCGGTAATATGGGAATCACCCGAAGCCGCCAATTCTCCGGAGACCGCCTGGGTACATCTGGAATTGGTCGGCAATATGCCCTTTATTTCCGCTCAGCCGGAGACCCTCAGCCTGACAGGGGATGTCGGCGACAATCTTCAGACCCGCATAAAAATAATCAATCTCGGTGAAGGGGTCCTGAATTGGCAAGCCGCACCGTCGGACGCGGCGCTTTATCTCGATAAAACATCCGGAACTGATGATGACAGCATCACCATCGGTCTGGCCACTGCCGCGATGGTTCCCGGCCTTTATAATTACTCCGTTACCGTCTGGGACAGCGCTTCCTTCAACCAATCGATAAATATGCCGGTGACCGTCCGTCTGCTTTCATCCGATACGGTTCAATTTTTAAACACCAATCTGCTTCCGAATGAAAGCGGTGTCATGCCGATATCGCTTCGATTGACCGGACCATCCAAAGGCGGGTATATCCCGTTCGCCTTTGATTCCTCTTATATTAGACTCGATTCGATCACCTTTGACTCCGCCAACATGCCCTCCTGCATGGAATATTATACTGCATCGGCAACAACCGGTCGGGGTGAACTGGGCTTCAGAATCAATACCGCTCATTTTGACGACAGTCTCATTTCTCCCGGCGAATATCCATTTGCCCGGTTTTATTTCACCGCCAATTCGGCCGAGGCCGTGATTGCGGTCGATACCGCTTCGTCCGACAGTTCCGGTGCTTATCTTTTGGATAGTCTGGGAAATCGCTATGTCCCGGTCATCATTCCGGGT comes from the Candidatus Zixiibacteriota bacterium genome and includes:
- the hup gene encoding DNA-binding protein HU; amino-acid sequence: MTKADLVEKVAEKTGLTRTDVAVVVDAFLETVKKAMETGNNIEIRGFGTFKVKLRKSRKARNPRTGDVVPVPGRKVPVFKPSNEFKNLITKLPV
- a CDS encoding exported hypothetical protein (Evidence 5 : Unknown function), whose translation is MLKMRSVIYLILFLASTVLAGDKYDIQVNDDRTSTDQLYPRVAAGDNGRWAVLWVDKRNGTNDIYCQFLDSTGNRLGQNFKVNDNDNGVPQFESAIDGNRSGQFSSVWQDYRNGSYPFHPDIYFSRIDTLTNYSDHNVTSEQPDTSVESPDIGIFFDGSAVVVWADYRNSNWDIYGQRISSAGEPVGANFKINDEAGAYQQHSPRVASFPNGGFIVVWYDNRFGNDDIFGQRYDASFNRVGTNLRISDDALSSRQAFPVVAGDNNNRFFVAWVDWRNGTYPQNPDIYMRRFKADGSPYAPSMRINLNDGGRAQKDVSICADLLGDLCIAWADSVSSGQWDALAQIVTENGQLSGSNFKIHQLDDGKQLQPDVATDGYKLFFVWADSRAGNFDIYATVKQYNSPALIPSPARLDFTMEAGGAVPSPQTVELLNAGYGSLAWTVNPGVDWITVSPSSGGTPDTLTVSITTDTLTYGSYYVGLRFIRTDNGDSSLLVPVYLNVTAPLIKIEPDSLFFRVFAALGNPLPRAFQIENAGTGNFTWTAAENSAWLTLDRSSGDSPDTVFIQPDIGGLSFGDYRDPVIWESPEAANSPETAWVHLELVGNMPFISAQPETLSLTGDVGDNLQTRIKIINLGEGVLNWQAAPSDAALYLDKTSGTDDDSITIGLATAAMVPGLYNYSVTVWDSASFNQSINMPVTVRLLSSDTVQFLNTNLLPNESGVMPISLRLTGPSKGGYIPFAFDSSYIRLDSITFDSANMPSCMEYYTASATTGRGELGFRINTAHFDDSLISPGEYPFARFYFTANSAEAVIAVDTASSDSSGAYLLDSLGNRYVPVIIPGLLSVGNHTGINDPVDDRLPREIFLSQNFPNPFNSETVIEIALPRAGNARLELYNILGQTISVLHDGILPAGRWRFRWNGSITDGRPAPSGIYFYRLDISGTSRTKKLVLLK